From Syntrophales bacterium, the proteins below share one genomic window:
- a CDS encoding 1-acyl-sn-glycerol-3-phosphate acyltransferase, with protein sequence MSVLSRIKGGTAEIGVRHAGSIYREQNFPFSLLVHKVLSRVAVSDEIVEKLQSIAQKGVVVYVLKNKSQLNSLIIRELALRKGIPEPVYSHDVNMIIWQPFYEALRVISSHLTHWVMRKKTINLERMNHLDKLVRAGKTVIIHLGESEIFENHFVEETLKRLLEIQESSAVPIYLCPELITYGRRREKENENIFNILFGQSDSTGSLRRFITFLRYASRVSVISTEPVNLAEYISADADISRESLARQLREELIGRIDEEKEAIVGPLLKSRDEITEMIMQDKEMISFMVEMAAKGKKGGGNLPAIKKTARRYLREISSDYSETAVEIWANILTWLWNNIYDGVVVDGDGLAKIRQVSKKMPFVIIPCHRSHFDYLLLSYIFYKNNIQMPFVAAGNNLAFFPMGYIFRKSGAFFLRRSFKGNGLYAEALNRYVQALLKEGLPLEFFIEGGRSRTGKMVMPKYGLLSMIIDAYQEKACEDLAVVPVYIGYDRVIEEKAYLEELGGAPKEKEKATAMIRSGGLLRKRYGRVYMNVGEPILLKSYLAAQEKPMQEMTVGERQRLYRQIGYKVVREINEVSVVTPLSLTAAALLCYDRRGISLGELTEVIGLFYKCLSYCRAPFAMTFADREKAISEALNLFAQSGLISRMGAEDEEEEDVEEVVYSLEDDKRLNLEYYKNNILHYFIPFSFVATSILATAEDMIPVNRIHNDFIFFKRLFRHEFIFDDQKDSLEELKELLCYFYDQGMIDMFDRDEKSWIEVKGLGRTKLLPFSGLVQNYTESYWVAIRGCYHLKKGPKAEKEWLKNLRGLGERMYRKGEIRRAEALSQSNYQSAIRYLQDVSIITIQEVPEKGEKRLTRRYALAENKVQMESLRRRLFKFL encoded by the coding sequence ATGTCCGTTCTGTCAAGAATAAAAGGGGGTACTGCTGAGATCGGCGTTCGCCATGCGGGGAGCATTTATCGGGAGCAAAACTTTCCTTTTTCATTGCTTGTTCACAAGGTGCTTTCACGAGTAGCGGTCTCTGACGAGATAGTTGAAAAGCTGCAATCAATCGCTCAAAAGGGTGTTGTTGTCTATGTTCTAAAAAACAAAAGTCAGCTCAACAGCCTGATTATAAGAGAGCTTGCGCTTCGCAAAGGAATTCCCGAACCTGTTTACAGCCATGATGTCAACATGATAATCTGGCAGCCTTTTTACGAGGCACTGAGGGTAATAAGCTCCCATCTCACCCACTGGGTAATGAGAAAAAAAACGATTAATTTAGAAAGGATGAATCATCTCGATAAGCTTGTCCGCGCCGGGAAAACCGTTATTATCCACCTTGGGGAATCGGAGATATTCGAAAATCACTTTGTTGAAGAGACGCTCAAACGGTTGCTCGAGATTCAGGAGAGTTCAGCCGTGCCGATATATCTGTGCCCGGAACTGATCACATACGGAAGAAGGCGGGAGAAAGAGAACGAAAATATTTTCAATATTCTCTTCGGCCAGAGCGACTCGACAGGATCGCTGCGCCGGTTTATAACATTTTTGAGGTACGCAAGCAGGGTCTCTGTTATTTCAACCGAACCGGTCAATCTCGCAGAATATATAAGCGCGGACGCGGATATAAGTCGCGAGTCTCTGGCGCGCCAGCTTCGGGAGGAGCTGATCGGCAGGATCGATGAAGAAAAGGAGGCGATAGTCGGGCCGCTCCTGAAGTCCCGGGACGAGATAACGGAAATGATCATGCAGGATAAAGAGATGATCTCGTTCATGGTAGAAATGGCGGCGAAAGGAAAGAAGGGCGGAGGCAATTTACCGGCAATCAAAAAGACGGCCAGAAGATACCTCCGTGAAATTTCCTCCGATTACAGCGAAACAGCGGTAGAAATCTGGGCAAATATTCTCACCTGGCTCTGGAACAACATTTATGACGGGGTTGTAGTGGATGGCGATGGCCTCGCAAAGATTAGGCAGGTTTCCAAAAAGATGCCTTTTGTTATCATTCCCTGCCACCGCAGCCATTTCGATTATCTTCTGCTTTCCTACATATTTTACAAAAACAACATCCAGATGCCGTTTGTAGCCGCGGGTAACAATCTTGCTTTTTTCCCCATGGGTTACATTTTCCGAAAATCGGGCGCCTTCTTTCTGCGGAGAAGTTTCAAGGGCAATGGTCTCTACGCCGAGGCATTAAACCGCTATGTCCAAGCCCTTCTCAAAGAGGGGCTTCCCCTCGAATTTTTCATCGAGGGCGGGCGCAGCCGGACCGGAAAAATGGTGATGCCCAAGTATGGGCTTCTTTCCATGATCATCGATGCCTATCAGGAGAAGGCATGTGAAGATCTGGCGGTGGTTCCTGTTTATATTGGTTACGACCGGGTGATCGAGGAGAAGGCCTATCTTGAGGAGCTCGGAGGCGCTCCCAAGGAGAAGGAGAAGGCTACCGCTATGATCAGGAGCGGCGGCCTCCTGCGAAAAAGATATGGCCGTGTCTATATGAATGTCGGTGAACCTATTCTGCTGAAGTCCTACTTGGCCGCTCAAGAGAAACCTATGCAGGAGATGACGGTTGGGGAACGCCAGAGACTCTACCGGCAAATCGGCTATAAGGTTGTCCGTGAGATCAACGAGGTTTCTGTGGTGACTCCCCTTTCGCTGACCGCAGCCGCCCTTTTGTGTTACGACCGGCGGGGCATCTCTCTTGGGGAACTAACGGAAGTAATTGGGCTTTTTTACAAATGCCTCTCTTATTGCCGGGCGCCGTTCGCAATGACCTTTGCCGACCGGGAGAAGGCTATTTCGGAAGCATTGAATCTCTTTGCTCAGTCCGGGCTCATATCCCGCATGGGGGCAGAGGATGAAGAGGAAGAAGACGTTGAGGAGGTTGTTTATTCGCTGGAGGATGACAAGCGCTTAAATCTTGAGTACTACAAAAACAATATCCTGCATTACTTTATTCCTTTCAGCTTTGTCGCGACATCCATTCTGGCGACAGCGGAAGATATGATTCCCGTGAATAGAATTCATAATGATTTTATTTTCTTCAAGCGTCTTTTCCGACATGAATTTATCTTTGATGACCAGAAAGACAGTCTTGAAGAACTTAAGGAGTTACTTTGCTATTTTTACGATCAGGGTATGATCGATATGTTTGACCGGGATGAAAAGTCCTGGATAGAGGTCAAGGGGCTGGGGAGAACGAAACTTTTGCCCTTCTCCGGCCTTGTGCAGAATTATACCGAATCTTACTGGGTAGCAATCAGGGGATGTTACCATCTGAAGAAAGGACCGAAAGCGGAAAAAGAGTGGCTCAAGAATCTCCGCGGCTTGGGGGAGAGGATGTACCGCAAAGGAGAGATAAGAAGGGCGGAGGCTCTTTCGCAGTCGAACTACCAGAGCGCAATACGATACCTGCAGGATGTTAGCATCATTACCATTCAGGAAGTGCCGGAAAAGGGAGAAAAGAGATTGACCAGGCGCTATGCGCTGGCGGAAAACAAGGTGCAAATGGAGTCGCTGCGCCGCCGCCTGTTTAAATTTCTCTGA
- a CDS encoding sigma-54 dependent transcriptional regulator: MQRILVVDDDFAMRTALAESLESCGFEVEMAEDGAVAVKKFHKVGFALVVTDLRMPKMTGIDVLRAVKKVKPHTPVIIISAYGTVQDAVEAMKYGASEFLLKPFSLEELETKVKNVLRADKEDEIAGEQPLEKSQNWAIITQNERINAILGMLKSVAKSKSTVLIYGESGTGKELFARYIYTNSDRGKEPFVAVNCAAIPHNLLESEMFGYEKGAFTGALQRTPGKFELANGGTLLLDEISEMDMGLQAKLLRVLQESEVDRVGGRAPVPIDVRIIATTNADLLERVREKNFRHDLYYRLNVIPVKIPPLRERGNDIRLLIDHFLNKNSKLNRKSQPELTKEALAAMLSYPWPGNVRELENTIERAFLVSADGVIRAENLYLDNNGGTEMAPLAENRGGSAASSGTISDMEKKLIFDTLKAVAGNKSEAAKILGVSIRTIRNKLHEYGEAGSDD; this comes from the coding sequence ATGCAGCGGATCCTTGTAGTTGATGACGATTTTGCAATGAGAACAGCGCTTGCCGAGTCTCTGGAGAGTTGCGGCTTCGAAGTTGAGATGGCTGAAGACGGCGCTGTTGCCGTCAAAAAATTCCACAAGGTTGGTTTTGCGCTTGTAGTAACCGATCTGAGGATGCCGAAGATGACAGGGATTGATGTCCTACGGGCAGTTAAGAAGGTAAAGCCTCATACCCCGGTTATTATTATTTCGGCATATGGCACTGTACAAGACGCGGTTGAGGCGATGAAATATGGAGCGTCGGAGTTTCTGCTGAAGCCTTTTTCCCTCGAAGAACTGGAAACCAAGGTAAAGAATGTTTTGCGGGCCGATAAAGAAGACGAAATTGCCGGCGAGCAGCCGCTGGAAAAAAGCCAAAATTGGGCAATAATAACGCAAAATGAAAGAATTAACGCTATTCTGGGAATGTTGAAAAGTGTTGCCAAGAGTAAATCCACTGTCCTTATTTACGGGGAAAGCGGTACAGGGAAGGAGTTGTTTGCACGGTACATCTATACCAACAGCGACCGGGGGAAAGAACCTTTTGTTGCGGTAAACTGCGCCGCAATACCGCACAACCTGTTGGAAAGCGAAATGTTTGGCTATGAAAAAGGCGCCTTTACCGGCGCCCTGCAGCGAACCCCGGGGAAATTCGAGTTGGCAAACGGCGGGACACTGCTTTTGGATGAGATCAGCGAAATGGACATGGGGCTTCAGGCGAAGCTGCTGCGCGTTCTGCAGGAATCGGAGGTTGACAGAGTCGGGGGAAGAGCGCCGGTGCCTATTGACGTCCGGATTATTGCCACAACAAACGCAGACTTGTTGGAACGTGTCCGGGAAAAGAACTTTCGTCACGATTTGTACTATCGCTTGAATGTAATCCCGGTAAAGATTCCTCCCTTGCGGGAAAGAGGAAACGACATTAGACTTCTGATTGATCACTTTCTTAATAAAAACAGTAAACTAAATAGGAAGTCGCAACCGGAACTAACGAAAGAGGCGCTTGCGGCTATGCTTTCTTACCCATGGCCGGGCAATGTCAGGGAACTTGAGAACACGATTGAGAGGGCTTTTTTGGTTAGTGCGGATGGCGTTATAAGGGCGGAAAATCTTTATTTGGACAATAACGGCGGGACCGAGATGGCGCCCTTGGCGGAAAATAGAGGTGGAAGCGCTGCTTCATCAGGCACTATCAGCGATATGGAGAAGAAGCTTATCTTTGACACACTCAAGGCCGTTGCCGGCAACAAGTCCGAGGCAGCAAAGATATTGGGGGTAAGCATAAGGACGATTCGCAACAAACTGCACGAATATGGCGAAGCCGGCAGTGATGACTGA
- the eno gene encoding phosphopyruvate hydratase: MTEIISINAREILDSRGNPTIETEVTIASGITARASVPSGASTGEHEAVELRDGDKKRYLGKGVLKAVNNVMDKIAPEIIGMDCLNQREIDMQMISLDGTENKGKLGANAILSVSLACAKAGAEVLELPLYRYVGGVIAHEIPVPMANIINGGQHADNNVDIQEFMAMPVGATSFREGIRMVAEVFHNLKAVLKTKGYNTSVGDEGGFAPNLKSNEEAFALIVAAIEKAGYEPGRDCAIAIDTAASSLYSKGKYIMRAEKKPEKTSEEMVKYYAALLKKYPIVSIEDGLAEDDWDGWQMMTEALGGKIQIVGDDIFVTNPKRLKKGIELGAANSILIKLNQIGTLTETLATIKLAHESGFTTVVSHRSGETEDTSMADIAVAANCGQIKSGSTSRTERLAKYNQLLRIEEELGDAAIYRGKAVLYSIRGKK; encoded by the coding sequence ATGACAGAAATCATCAGCATCAACGCCAGAGAAATTCTCGATTCACGAGGGAATCCGACAATCGAAACCGAGGTAACCATTGCCTCCGGAATTACAGCCCGGGCGTCAGTGCCGTCCGGAGCTTCGACCGGTGAACATGAAGCCGTGGAGTTGCGGGACGGTGACAAAAAACGCTATCTGGGTAAGGGCGTCTTGAAGGCCGTAAACAACGTCATGGACAAGATAGCGCCGGAAATTATCGGGATGGACTGCCTGAATCAACGGGAAATCGACATGCAGATGATCTCGCTCGACGGGACGGAAAACAAGGGGAAACTGGGCGCCAATGCCATTCTCAGCGTCTCTCTGGCCTGCGCGAAGGCAGGAGCGGAGGTTCTGGAGCTGCCGCTTTACCGCTACGTCGGCGGCGTCATCGCCCATGAAATTCCGGTGCCTATGGCCAACATCATCAACGGCGGCCAGCATGCCGACAATAACGTTGACATCCAGGAATTCATGGCCATGCCGGTAGGAGCGACGAGTTTCCGCGAAGGCATCCGCATGGTTGCCGAGGTATTTCATAATCTGAAGGCAGTCCTCAAAACAAAGGGTTACAACACCTCAGTCGGGGATGAGGGCGGATTTGCCCCCAATCTCAAATCCAATGAGGAGGCCTTCGCGCTCATTGTTGCGGCCATCGAAAAGGCCGGGTACGAGCCGGGCAGGGATTGCGCGATCGCAATCGACACCGCCGCCAGCTCGCTCTACAGTAAAGGCAAATACATCATGAGAGCGGAGAAGAAGCCGGAAAAAACATCCGAGGAGATGGTAAAGTATTACGCCGCCCTCTTGAAAAAGTACCCGATTGTCTCCATCGAGGACGGCCTTGCCGAAGACGATTGGGATGGTTGGCAAATGATGACGGAGGCCCTCGGCGGAAAAATTCAGATTGTCGGCGATGATATTTTTGTTACCAACCCCAAACGTCTTAAGAAAGGCATCGAACTCGGGGCGGCAAACTCCATTCTCATCAAACTTAACCAGATCGGCACACTGACGGAAACGCTTGCGACAATCAAGCTTGCCCACGAGTCGGGCTTTACAACGGTCGTCTCGCACCGGTCGGGGGAGACGGAAGACACCTCGATGGCCGATATCGCCGTCGCTGCCAACTGCGGGCAGATCAAAAGCGGTTCCACGTCAAGAACGGAAAGACTGGCGAAGTACAACCAGTTGCTGAGAATCGAAGAAGAGCTGGGCGATGCGGCGATTTACCGGGGTAAAGCGGTTCTGTATTCGATCCGGGGTAAAAAATAA
- a CDS encoding ATP-binding protein, with translation MNEIMSLKKLLENFNASTDSLKRSYADLEAKFTNINTELEKKNIDLERSVSEKEEIKNYLQNILESLTDGVIVTDIEGKVQRLNRSAGIFAEIEEGDAKGKHIWVVLDIPETEQKKGSSFSEYLSMLDKNKIKLKGRSIEIFSSLLATRNNEASGNVLVLHDVTRVERLEEMAKRSEKFALMAAMAAYIAEEIRNPLGSIELFTGLLMKDVTGKKDRQRLEQIETAVRRMDYKIANLLMFTQTRVPDMVRVDINEMLKEALSFAEYIASQGNIAIDCRFTESEPNVIGDVEMLKQLFLNIILNSIQAMPEGGKLQIETKVFQESSAAGAAAYYLEIVFKDNGAGIPEANMPKIFDPFFSTKEGRSGLGLTIVHNIVQLHKGTVHIEGAERGGTLVTVLLPYDVRPH, from the coding sequence ATGAATGAAATAATGTCACTAAAAAAATTATTGGAAAATTTTAACGCCTCGACCGATTCTCTCAAACGTTCTTACGCCGATCTTGAAGCAAAATTTACGAATATCAATACTGAACTGGAAAAAAAGAACATAGACCTTGAACGTTCCGTCTCCGAAAAGGAGGAAATTAAAAATTATCTCCAAAACATTCTCGAAAGTTTGACCGATGGGGTCATTGTTACCGACATTGAAGGCAAAGTCCAGCGTCTTAACAGGTCTGCCGGAATATTTGCAGAGATCGAGGAAGGCGATGCAAAAGGAAAACATATCTGGGTCGTTTTAGACATTCCTGAAACTGAACAAAAAAAAGGCAGTTCATTTTCTGAATATTTATCGATGCTAGACAAGAATAAAATCAAGCTGAAAGGCAGATCAATAGAAATATTCAGTTCTCTGCTTGCAACGAGAAATAACGAGGCGTCGGGGAATGTGCTGGTGCTTCATGATGTCACTCGGGTGGAAAGACTTGAGGAGATGGCGAAAAGGAGCGAGAAGTTTGCGCTTATGGCGGCAATGGCTGCCTACATTGCCGAAGAAATCCGGAATCCTTTAGGAAGCATTGAACTTTTTACCGGCTTGCTGATGAAGGATGTAACGGGGAAAAAAGATAGGCAGCGGCTGGAACAGATTGAGACAGCGGTACGGAGAATGGATTACAAGATCGCTAATCTACTTATGTTTACTCAAACAAGAGTTCCTGATATGGTACGGGTCGATATTAATGAAATGCTGAAAGAGGCATTGTCTTTTGCGGAATACATTGCTTCCCAGGGCAATATTGCGATTGATTGCCGCTTTACCGAAAGCGAGCCAAACGTTATTGGTGATGTGGAAATGCTCAAGCAGCTGTTTCTTAACATCATCCTCAACTCTATCCAGGCCATGCCGGAGGGAGGCAAGTTGCAGATAGAGACGAAAGTCTTCCAGGAGAGTAGTGCCGCCGGAGCGGCTGCTTATTACCTGGAGATAGTCTTTAAGGATAACGGGGCAGGCATTCCGGAAGCGAATATGCCAAAAATATTTGATCCCTTTTTCAGCACAAAAGAAGGAAGGTCTGGACTTGGCTTGACAATTGTTCATAATATTGTTCAGTTGCATAAGGGAACTGTTCACATAGAAGGCGCTGAAAGGGGGGGGACATTGGTAACCGTTCTGCTTCCGTACGATGTCAGGCCGCATTGA
- the fliE gene encoding flagellar hook-basal body complex protein FliE, with product MEDMIIRGGDLLPPGFDKVKSPGDKQTGGKDFSQVLNEAVQGINQLQQNADEAIAKVQLDNTASVHEALIALEKADISFRAMMQVRNKILEAYQEVMRTQV from the coding sequence ATGGAGGACATGATTATCAGGGGTGGCGATTTACTGCCGCCGGGGTTTGATAAGGTTAAATCCCCGGGGGATAAACAAACCGGAGGAAAAGATTTTTCCCAGGTTCTTAATGAGGCTGTTCAGGGTATTAATCAACTACAGCAAAATGCTGATGAAGCGATTGCCAAGGTTCAGTTAGACAACACGGCAAGCGTCCATGAGGCCCTGATCGCTCTGGAAAAAGCCGATATCTCCTTTCGCGCCATGATGCAGGTGAGGAATAAAATACTGGAAGCGTATCAGGAGGTTATGAGAACTCAGGTTTAA
- the smpB gene encoding SsrA-binding protein SmpB codes for MKEKKEMGEKSICQNKMARLNYFIDETYEAGVVLQGTEVKALRDGRANIKDSYANIREGELFLYDLHISPYSHGNRENHNPLRVRKLLLHKSEIKRLYGKFQERGLSLIPLRMYFRNGKIKVEIGVGRGKKLYDKREDMKLKEDRRAIERGLRERNR; via the coding sequence ATGAAGGAAAAAAAGGAGATGGGGGAAAAATCCATCTGTCAGAACAAGATGGCAAGGTTGAACTACTTTATCGATGAAACCTATGAGGCGGGGGTTGTCCTGCAGGGGACCGAGGTCAAGGCCCTCCGCGATGGCCGGGCCAACATCAAGGACAGCTATGCCAATATCAGAGAGGGGGAGCTTTTTCTCTACGATTTGCACATAAGCCCCTATTCGCACGGAAACCGGGAGAATCACAACCCGCTGCGGGTTCGGAAGCTGTTGCTGCACAAGAGCGAGATTAAACGGCTTTACGGAAAGTTTCAGGAGAGGGGGCTCTCGCTGATCCCGTTGCGGATGTACTTCCGCAATGGAAAAATCAAGGTGGAGATCGGCGTCGGCCGGGGAAAGAAGCTCTATGACAAACGTGAGGATATGAAGCTCAAGGAGGACCGCCGGGCGATTGAGCGGGGGCTGCGGGAGAGGAACCGATAG
- the flgB gene encoding flagellar basal body rod protein FlgB — protein sequence MNGLFGKTIDLLSNMLDFRAERHKVISSNIANLDTPGYKPSSLDFKGNLDEIMNKNESLEITTTNPRHIKSGGGKGGDFQVSQSGEKVEIDKEMAELAENNIMYNLDVEMLARKFRGLNTVLKETK from the coding sequence ATGAACGGACTTTTTGGTAAGACGATCGATCTTTTATCGAACATGCTCGATTTCCGGGCGGAACGTCATAAAGTGATCTCTTCTAATATAGCCAATTTGGATACCCCGGGTTACAAGCCGTCGTCACTTGATTTTAAGGGAAATCTTGACGAGATAATGAATAAAAACGAATCACTGGAAATTACGACAACGAATCCTCGGCACATAAAATCAGGGGGCGGAAAGGGCGGCGATTTTCAGGTCTCCCAGTCGGGAGAGAAGGTCGAAATTGATAAGGAGATGGCGGAACTGGCGGAAAACAATATTATGTATAATTTGGACGTGGAAATGCTGGCGAGAAAGTTTCGCGGATTGAACACAGTCTTAAAGGAGACAAAGTAA
- the flgC gene encoding flagellar basal body rod protein FlgC: MDFSASFKICSDGLQAQRTRMDVITSNIANAETTRTAEGGPYKRKTAVLSSEPLANSFGETLNNAVMSVKVEKIVEDNGVKMVYDPKHPDANPEGYVAKPNINLMLEMAEMITASRNYEACVTALDATKNMTLKTLDIGK; the protein is encoded by the coding sequence ATGGATTTTTCAGCGTCTTTTAAAATTTGCAGTGACGGACTCCAGGCGCAGCGGACCAGAATGGATGTAATAACGAGCAATATTGCCAATGCTGAGACAACGCGCACAGCGGAAGGCGGCCCTTATAAGAGGAAAACCGCGGTTCTTTCGTCGGAACCGCTGGCGAACAGTTTCGGGGAGACCCTGAATAATGCGGTAATGTCGGTTAAGGTGGAAAAGATTGTGGAAGATAACGGGGTGAAGATGGTTTATGACCCGAAGCATCCCGACGCCAATCCGGAAGGATATGTGGCGAAGCCAAATATCAATTTGATGTTGGAGATGGCGGAAATGATCACGGCCAGCCGAAACTATGAGGCATGTGTTACCGCGCTTGACGCGACCAAGAATATGACTTTAAAAACGCTAGATATAGGGAAATAG
- a CDS encoding tetratricopeptide repeat protein, which translates to MKRIIIFALLLIGCLLSPSEGVTGANEGIYYSIHNGSYRTEKSARQYADSLKKQGIPVFIDKVEISEKGTWYRVYAGKYGDLKKAKSAIAALKKKNIGGLGPIRKFYVVDSAGLAPQDAKANKGKALPIAGNTSLNAKVEELKASEIKVEVEKDRIPEKGSPPADANSPKIESAAANSIIDQAGRAFQERRFSETIELLNSFASPGHPDKRSAEAALRMIADSWYGIGEKGDSQALLKSVDHYKMVFDRYPDPASGNDIAYYKMAKSYQKLNFFYEAAAAWEGIVLHYPDSPFAEEAFFQSGYALVSTGKKEKIFEKLSRYIKKYPNGIFAKQAYFTIGDTLSRLRDFDQAVKWFDSARKKWPDLSDLPEHVMDSMGNSYFALARYDDAFQTSSVLANLYPNDDFGKNAFFTMAQAADKNGYVHLAVKLYGLFIKKYPQTKEAGASELALAKLGLENPGLKLSANIWNVDSYLHPLQTYDRILAKGGAGDLERVMFWRGKALEKNGDVRGALDNYLEMLNKYPRGKFIDEVLQNMKTSVAALVDSSYAKNDYPAVADLYFKLRGKVTLSEDYATGFKIGRSLQHIGIYREARGIYNELIDVRKDGHDDELLIALAEVDIALKDSVAAEYKLRQLSGRRLMGNNKMLPNVTRRLADLYLALGNFEKAAAIYYEVIKQGGQRDAGLYLNYGRCLAAKKMTGEAQKIFLTALEYCESNRDGCDNSILSEIYAGVGDVYGRQNNFDKGVAMYRKALEYVSDQESKRWLMLRIGKAYSAMDDLGAAEKSFSQIKGVPDGDFWPGIADYFISQSSRGLDSRGKQ; encoded by the coding sequence ATGAAACGAATTATAATTTTTGCTTTGCTGTTAATTGGCTGCTTATTATCCCCGTCCGAGGGTGTGACGGGCGCAAATGAAGGTATTTATTACAGCATTCATAATGGTTCCTACCGCACGGAAAAAAGCGCTCGTCAGTATGCCGATTCACTCAAGAAGCAGGGCATTCCGGTCTTTATAGACAAGGTAGAAATATCTGAAAAAGGTACATGGTACCGGGTTTATGCCGGCAAGTACGGGGATCTGAAAAAAGCGAAGAGCGCAATCGCTGCATTGAAAAAGAAAAATATCGGGGGATTGGGGCCTATCAGGAAGTTTTATGTAGTTGATTCCGCAGGACTTGCTCCTCAGGATGCAAAGGCAAATAAAGGGAAGGCGCTGCCTATTGCCGGGAATACCTCCTTAAACGCAAAGGTTGAGGAACTAAAAGCTTCAGAAATAAAAGTTGAAGTGGAGAAGGATAGAATTCCCGAGAAGGGCAGTCCTCCGGCAGATGCGAACAGCCCAAAAATAGAATCGGCGGCAGCCAATTCCATTATCGATCAGGCTGGTAGAGCTTTTCAAGAGAGACGCTTTTCAGAAACCATAGAACTTCTGAATAGTTTTGCAAGTCCGGGACATCCTGATAAGCGCTCAGCGGAAGCGGCGCTACGCATGATCGCCGACTCATGGTATGGAATCGGGGAAAAAGGCGATTCTCAAGCTTTGCTCAAGAGCGTTGATCATTACAAAATGGTTTTTGATCGTTACCCTGATCCGGCCTCAGGAAACGACATTGCTTACTACAAAATGGCAAAAAGTTATCAGAAATTAAATTTTTTTTATGAGGCGGCAGCGGCCTGGGAGGGTATAGTTTTGCACTATCCCGACTCTCCCTTTGCTGAAGAGGCTTTTTTCCAAAGCGGGTACGCACTTGTTTCTACGGGGAAAAAAGAAAAAATATTCGAAAAATTATCCAGATATATAAAAAAATATCCCAACGGCATTTTTGCCAAGCAGGCATATTTCACGATCGGCGATACCCTTTCCAGACTGCGCGATTTTGATCAAGCTGTTAAATGGTTTGACTCGGCGAGAAAAAAGTGGCCGGATTTATCCGATCTGCCCGAGCATGTGATGGATAGCATGGGCAATAGTTATTTTGCCCTGGCAAGATATGATGATGCCTTTCAGACATCCTCGGTTCTGGCAAATCTTTATCCAAACGATGATTTTGGGAAAAACGCCTTTTTTACCATGGCACAGGCAGCCGATAAGAACGGATATGTCCATCTGGCGGTCAAACTTTATGGTCTATTTATAAAAAAATATCCGCAAACCAAGGAAGCTGGGGCAAGTGAGCTGGCGCTGGCGAAGCTGGGCCTGGAAAATCCAGGGCTTAAGTTGTCGGCGAATATCTGGAATGTTGATAGTTATTTGCACCCTCTGCAAACTTACGACAGGATTCTGGCGAAAGGGGGGGCAGGGGATTTGGAACGGGTAATGTTCTGGAGAGGAAAGGCACTTGAGAAAAATGGAGATGTCCGGGGCGCTTTAGATAATTATTTAGAAATGTTAAACAAGTATCCGCGGGGAAAATTCATTGATGAGGTTTTGCAGAACATGAAAACTTCTGTCGCAGCGCTTGTCGATAGCAGTTATGCGAAGAACGATTATCCGGCAGTAGCTGATCTGTATTTCAAACTGCGGGGAAAAGTTACCCTCTCCGAGGATTACGCAACCGGGTTTAAAATTGGCAGGAGCTTGCAGCATATTGGGATTTACAGAGAGGCAAGGGGCATATATAATGAATTAATTGATGTCAGAAAAGATGGTCATGACGACGAACTTTTGATAGCCCTTGCCGAGGTGGATATTGCGTTGAAGGATAGCGTTGCCGCTGAATATAAACTACGTCAACTTTCCGGCAGGAGGCTAATGGGCAATAATAAAATGCTGCCAAACGTGACAAGAAGGCTGGCCGATCTTTATTTGGCGTTAGGAAATTTTGAGAAGGCGGCAGCCATTTACTATGAGGTTATCAAACAGGGCGGGCAACGGGACGCTGGTCTTTATTTGAATTATGGCCGCTGCCTGGCAGCCAAAAAAATGACGGGCGAGGCGCAGAAAATATTTCTTACAGCCCTTGAGTATTGTGAAAGCAACCGTGACGGTTGTGATAATTCTATTTTATCAGAAATATACGCCGGTGTTGGGGATGTTTACGGGCGACAGAATAATTTCGATAAAGGGGTTGCCATGTATCGCAAAGCTCTGGAATATGTTTCTGACCAGGAAAGCAAAAGATGGTTGATGTTGCGAATCGGGAAGGCATATAGCGCTATGGATGATTTGGGGGCGGCGGAGAAATCTTTTTCCCAGATTAAAGGGGTTCCTGATGGCGACTTCTGGCCGGGGATAGCTGATTATTTTATTTCGCAAAGCTCGAGGGGGCTGGATAGCAGAGGCAAACAATGA